The Fibrobacter sp. genome contains the following window.
GGGAACTGATTCCGCATCTCTTGCCGGGATGTTCAAGGAGGGAATCTCTCTGGAACAGTTCAAGCAGCTGGCTGCAACCAAGAGCAAGAATGCAAGTACGGCCAAGGACAGTGGGTACGTCGGCGTCGTGAAGAAGGATTTCTCCTTGCCCTATGGCATTGGCATGGTTCCGACCTTGTCCTTGGCTCTTGAAGGCAAGGATGCTGGCTTTGTAACAGGAGCACTCCGCTCTGAACCCACTGGAATCTTCCATCGTTTCTTCCTGGTCAGGAATGTTCCCGCTGAAGTCAAGCCTTATGACCGCGTTGCCGGTATGGTGAAGGCTGATGCTGCATCTGGAGCAATCTTTGAATTGGCTCCTGAATTTGTACTGGTTTCCAAGAATGGCAAGGCTTTGTTGACAGAAAAGGAACTGTTGGAATTCAAGGCTCGTAATTACGCCAGCTATGGCTACGACAGAAACTTCCATGACCGTTTGGTCAAGATGCTCGCCGACAACATGGCTTACGCCGATGCCGCCAGGGCCCTTGCACTCAACGAAACCGCAGACTACAGGGCTGTAGTTCGTAGCGCACGAATTGACTTCATTACCGAAAAGTACTTGGATCGCAAGCGTGGTCTTAAGGATGTGCCGGAAGATACTTTGAAGGCCTGGTACCAGCGTGTCGGTTCTCCCATCCATGTGGGTTACGACTATGAAAAGGCCAAGGATGACCTGCGTCTTATTGCCACATTCCCGAAGAATCTTTACGACCATCAGTACAACTTCGGCTACAGGGTGATCTATGCTGGAAAGACTTATGAACAAAGTATTCCTGCAATCTACCAGAAGCGCGGTGACGAATGGCTTAATTTGTACAGAGCCAGACTGAGTGCCGAGGCTTATAGCACAGCAAAGGTCTCCCTCTACGATAATTCCATTCCTGAATTCAAGCCGGAACTGCTGGCCGATGTCATGCTGTCTCGAGTAGACTCCCTTCACAAGGCTGGCAATCTGACTCCGTCTTACAACGGCTACCGCATGCTGATGTATGCCTACGCCGAGGATGACGAACTGTTCCAGAAGGTTGCCTACGAAATGGCTCAGATCCAGGCCGAAAATGAGGAGTTCCTGGATGCGGACGCAGAATACAACGCCTTCTACAAGATGTGGCCCCAGAATGAAAATGCGGAAAAGGCTCTCTTTAGCCGCGGTTTCATCTTGAACGAGAACCTGGGGATGAACGATGTCGCCCTGGAAGTTTTCAAGGAATTCAACGAAAAGTATCCCAACAGTGAACTGAAGGAGTCGGTGGACTGGCTTGTCAAGAACATCGAAACCAACGGAAAACTGGCGGAAGACCTGATGAAGAAGATTGAAAGTGCCGAATAGGAGTCTAAAACAGGCGTTTTTGGAATTCAATCTCGATCCGTCAGTCTAATGAATCTCGACTAAAAACCTATATTTAACTCACTCACAATAAAAGGTGGTATACCATGGAAATGACTTTCGCTATGATCAAGCCCAATGCCGTTAAGTCCGGTTTGGTTGGTCAGATTATTGCCCGTTACGAAGCTGCAGGCCTCTCTGTCTGCGCTATCAAGATGCATCAGATGTCCAAGAAGGACGCTCGCGGCTTCTACGCCGAACACGTCAAGAAGCCCTTCTTCCCGGAACTGGAAGCCTACATGACTAAGGGCCCGTCCGTGATGCTCGCTCTGGGTGGCGAAAATGCAATTGCCAAGGTTCGCGCTATC
Protein-coding sequences here:
- the ndk gene encoding nucleoside-diphosphate kinase, translating into MEMTFAMIKPNAVKSGLVGQIIARYEAAGLSVCAIKMHQMSKKDARGFYAEHVKKPFFPELEAYMTKGPSVMLALGGENAIAKVRAINGATNPAKAEPGTLRYDFAPSMTENVVHSSDSPKSAKRELDFWFTKKERYAYEAASKKACCIL